Below is a genomic region from Acidimicrobiales bacterium.
CGAGCTGGAGTGGTCGGCGACCGGCCGCCTCGTCGCCCGGCGCCGCAACGGCCTCGGCCTCAGCTGGCGCTACGACCTCGACGGCCGGCGTGTCGCCGTCGGCTACCCGGACGGCTCCGAGACGACGTTCACGCACGACGCCGCGGGCCAGGTCGTCGCAGCGGCCCACCCGGCGCTCGGCCCGGTGGAGTTGGAGCTGGAGCACGACGCGGCGGGGCGGCTGGTGCGCCGGGGGTCCGAGCGGTGGCGGTACCGGGACGGGGTGTTCGTCGGCCACGAGTCGGCCGGTCGGGTCACGTCGCTCGCACGGGATGCGGCCGGGCGGGTCGTGGCGGCGACGGTCGCCGGCGGGGCCACGACCACCTACGCCTACGACGCCGCGGGCCAGCTCGTCGCTGCCGGCGACTGGAGGTTCACCTACGACCCCGCCGGCCGCCTCGTCGCCGAGTCCGGTCCCGCCGGCGAGACGACCTACGCCTACGACGCCGCCCACCAGCTGCAGACCTGCCGCTACGACGCCGCGGGCCGCCGGGTGGACGGCCAGGAGTGGGACTGGCTCGGCCACCTCTCGAGGACCGGCGACACGTCTCTCCACGTCGACGCCCTGGGCGACCTGGCCGAGGTCGACGGCATGCCCCTCCTCTGGGACCCCACCTCGCCGGTCCCTGAGCTCCGCTGGCTCGACGGCACCACGATCGTCGGCGCCGACGAGGCGTGGGCCACCGTCGGCGGCCGCGACGGGCAGGCCGACTGGCTCACCCACGACTGGCAGGGCTCGGTCGTCGGCCCGACCAGCGATCCGTGGGGGCCGGCGGGCGGGTCGTCGCTCGGCCTCGGGTATCGGGGCGAGCTGGAGATCGACGGCCTGGTGTGGCTCCGCAACCGGGCCTACGACCCCGCCACCCGGGCGTTCCTGTCGCCCGACCCGCTGCCCGGCCTGCCTGGCCGGCCCTACGCCGCTCACCCGTACCACTACGCCGGCAACGACCCGGTCGGCGCCGTCGACCCGTTCGGCCTGCGGCCCATGACCGAGGCCGACCTGGCCGCCTACCGGGAGGCGGCGGCCAGCAGCGGCCTGCTCGACCCGGTCACCGGCTGGGTGGCCGACAACTGGGAGTACCTGGCGGCCGGCGCCATGATCGTCGCCGGGGGAGCGCTGCTGTTCACCGGGGCCGGGATCGTGCTCGGGGGCGCGCTGCTGGCGGGCGGCCTCAGCATGGGCTCCCAGCGCCTGGTCACCGGCCAGGTCGACTGGCGGCAGGTGGGGGTCGACATGGTCATCGGTGGCCTGTCGGCCGGTGCCGGCTCGTGGGCCAGCGGCCTGACCAGCACCAGTGCGGCCACGTGGTCGACCCTGAGCCGCACCGCCCTCCAGGTCGGCGTGAGCACCACGGTCGACGTCAGCGGCGGTATGGCCGCCCGCCAACTCACCGACCAGAACCCCTTCGACCCCCAGGCCCTCGCGCTCGACACCCTCACCGGCGTCGCCGGCGGCGGCATCGATGGGATCCGCGCCCCCCGCCCCGGCATCAACCCCAAGACGTGGGAGTACGGGCGCATCGCCGATCCCGACATCCTCGGTTACACCGACGACTACGGCCAGATCACGATCCGCCACGACATCCACCCGACGCGGTTCCCGGCGACGCTCCGCCACGAGCAGGTTCACGCCGCGCTGAGCCCCACCGAGGGCACCATGCTGGCCGGGCCCCGGGCCGCCGTTCATCACTGGCTCTACGAGAACTCCCAGCTGGTGAACTACACAGAGGAGGCGTTGGCAGAGGGGATCGCTACCCGCGACCTGCCGCACGCCCTTCGCTACCCGTTCGAGGAGAGATACGGGTTGAGCCCTCGCGGCGTGGCGATCGAGGCCGCGGGCGTCGCCGGAGCGACGGGCGCCGGCGCGTACGCGGCGTACGAAGTCTTAGGAGACTGAGGAGAACCTGCCGTGACGTCGGACGAGCGCAACGACGATGATGAGTACCCCGTCCTCGTCTTGGGAGAGACGGTTCGGGTGCACGGCGTCTACGTGGCGCACTGGGAGGTGGCACGATTCGAGCTGCGCCGCCGTCGCCGCTATCGCTGGCTCGGGGATGCTCGGGTTCTTTGCCTCCTGGAGCCCCGCGAGGGCATCGCCGACGGCGTGAGGGACGTCGCCGGGGTGCCGCAGCCGGACAATTGGCGTCTCCACCCGGGTCTCCGCTTCGACGTCGTGGCGGACGTGACGCCGGTGGAGTACGGGCGCTTCGGTCATCGCGGCATGCTGCGGTGGAGGTTGCGGGTGGAGGAGTGGGTGTCGGTGGTGCAGGTCGACCGGCGGACGGGTTCGTGATGGAGAACCTGCGGGGAGGCGCGCGATGATCGTCGGGGACGTCCGTGGCTGGGAGACGGGGGTGGTGGTGGAGACCGACGAGGAGGAGGTCGCTCCGGCGATAGCGGAGCGGCTCGTGCGGGCGCTCGACCGGTCGCCGTCGTCGATCGTGATCCTCATCGACGAGGACCTCCAGATCCGCTGGCTGAGCCGGTCCGCCAGCTGGGTCACCGGCTCCGACCCCGACGACCGCGAGGGCACCAGCTCGCTCGACCGGATCCACCCGGACGACGTCGGCCGCATCCTCCACGCCCTCGACCAGCTCCGCACCGCCAGCCAGTCGCCGCTCCCCGGGCCCACCCGACCGGTGAGCGCACCGCTGCGCTACCGGTTCCAGCGCTTCGACGACGACCGCTGGGTGGTCATGGAGGCACAGGTCCACAACCTGCTCGACGACCCCGACGTGCGCGGCATGCTCGTGATCTCCCGCCAGGTGACCGG
It encodes:
- a CDS encoding RHS repeat-associated core domain-containing protein, translated to AGRRVAVVDPSGRRWVQRHDGDGRVTRVVAPTGDTVRFRYGGGGRLVARVSSAGGTTRYERDLVGRPVAVTDPTGGVTRFTWDAAGRLASATDPLGGVTRYEHDARGFLRTVVDPLGGRVEHRYDAVGRLVERRDQLGRRTRWEHDPAGRLLRRTLPGGCGDVRWWYDGSGRTRAIGVGDAERVRFSRDLLGRPVVVEEPGFRHELEWSATGRLVARRRNGLGLSWRYDLDGRRVAVGYPDGSETTFTHDAAGQVVAAAHPALGPVELELEHDAAGRLVRRGSERWRYRDGVFVGHESAGRVTSLARDAAGRVVAATVAGGATTTYAYDAAGQLVAAGDWRFTYDPAGRLVAESGPAGETTYAYDAAHQLQTCRYDAAGRRVDGQEWDWLGHLSRTGDTSLHVDALGDLAEVDGMPLLWDPTSPVPELRWLDGTTIVGADEAWATVGGRDGQADWLTHDWQGSVVGPTSDPWGPAGGSSLGLGYRGELEIDGLVWLRNRAYDPATRAFLSPDPLPGLPGRPYAAHPYHYAGNDPVGAVDPFGLRPMTEADLAAYREAAASSGLLDPVTGWVADNWEYLAAGAMIVAGGALLFTGAGIVLGGALLAGGLSMGSQRLVTGQVDWRQVGVDMVIGGLSAGAGSWASGLTSTSAATWSTLSRTALQVGVSTTVDVSGGMAARQLTDQNPFDPQALALDTLTGVAGGGIDGIRAPRPGINPKTWEYGRIADPDILGYTDDYGQITIRHDIHPTRFPATLRHEQVHAALSPTEGTMLAGPRAAVHHWLYENSQLVNYTEEALAEGIATRDLPHALRYPFEERYGLSPRGVAIEAAGVAGATGAGAYAAYEVLGD